The DNA sequence TTGTTACCCGTTAAGCTTAGGAATGGAATTGGTAATATCCAAACAAAGTAAGCCGCCAAGCCAGGATTCAACGGGGTCACCAGAAGCATATCTGATTGATTCTTTCAATTCTATCTTTTTGAAAAGTCGACCTACAGCAAAGGTATTTATGAATTCAGCAAATTATGCACATAATACATATATAGAAGTATAGAACAAGTACATTGGTTGCAAGAAATGGTTAATAATTCCACTTTTTCAGAAACAAGGCTATTACTAATCGGAAGCCTAAAGCTGACTGAAAAATTGAGTGATCTGAGTAGGAGAACTTAAAGTTAACATTGATACTAACTTCAGGGGCAGCTTAAGATCACTAGACTACTAAGTACCAATGTACATGTGTTTCAGATGCCAATATTTCAAGAAGAAATGCACAAGTTGGGGTACATTAAATAAAACCACACATTAGCTTTCCCATGTATTACAATCCAAAGGAACACTTTTGGGACTGGCGATGAGAGATAAAGTTTTTCCAACAATCCAAGGAAATACCTTCACCACTACCCACATCCAAACATCAAAGCTCATTGCCTCCCAGGGGAAGCCTCTAGTCTCAAGCTTATTCTCTTGCAAGTTGATGCCTATGTAAGAACACTTGGATCTATATAAAATTTTCTTTGACTACTGAAGTGTAGATAAAGAAAATCCGGCACATTAATATTATTACATATTAAGAAATGGTTACTAAATAAATAAACGATGTATGGTTTCTCTTGCCCTTGAACCAAATCAATACCCCTCTCAGCTTAAAACCCAAAAGTACTCTAATATCTACTCTCTGGATGTCTTCggcctttttctttttagaaattttttttttttttaaaagacaatCTTATTGACAACAAAGTATGATCCAATAAAAGAGGACAAGCAGAccacaataaataaaaacaagaattctacaccaaataaaattaaatagcTGCAAACAAACACCTTAAAGACCATATGCTTAGACTGCAGCTGCCTTCCAGTCCAGCAAAATTTGAGAAATAACCACTGGCTTCCAGTGCTcttttgctcttttttttttttttttctattcctCTGCTACTTTTTCCATTATTTTCATAAATACAGTTGGAGGATCACTTCTAAACTCGGAAGGTTTTGTTATTTCCCTTCGTTTGACTGATTCATACTAAATATTCCAATCTGCATTTTCCTTGTTTCCTAAAGTATTGATAATAAAGTTCTAAGGGGAGCAATTACTTCTCCAGAACCAAAAAAAGGGAGCAAGAATTCTAGACAAACAATGAATGCGGCCATTTCCTTCTGTTACTCTTGGAGAGTTTACAACAGCTTGCACACCACCAAAGTCCAACAGCAAGAAAGGGGAAAACGTTGGCCTGTACCATCTTGCAAATTCTAATGTCTTCTCCACTTGATACAAGTTATAATTTCTCAAACCCTCATAGTTCAAGGGGATAATTTTGTTCAAATTAGAAATTGGGGTATAACAATTGAGCTAATGTCAATCTGGGGATCTTGGTTCAACCTCATTTTATAGATaaaccaaacaaaaacaataactGCAAGCTCAGGGAAGGATAAGCATACCAGATATAGGGCCATTAGCAGACATCAGGCTTTGCTCTTCCAATTGCTGTAGAAGCTTTAGAGACAAAGACCGACCAGTACCTTCATAGCTTGCAAAGTTAAAGAAATGTGCTTTAGTATTTAAATTGCATTCACGATGATCTCATTTATTAAAACGCAAAATCATGCATGACTGCCTGAGCAGTGGAATACTGGGAACAGTAAATGGAAAGTGAAAGTTCTTTCTCAAAAACTAAAGAATATAATGGACAACTCTTACCCATTAACTGTAGATGAAAGGAAGACCAGATAAGGGCCAAGCAAAGACTTCACCACTGGCAGTGGAATAGCAGCAGCCTCATCAACAACCAATAATTCAACTTGGGAAAGTTTTTCATGCTCATGGGGCTGTATGTACTGCAAGGAGATGTGGCAAAACAACTAGCGTCATAAGAAAATGCAGAAAAATACCCACAGAAGGTATAAAGCTCTAGAACACCTGACTAATCGAACCCAGGCAAGTGGAGTGCCTCCATCCCAAAAGTGCTAGATGTATAAAAAATTACTCTAGGTGCCCCAACAGTTTGCCCATTCAGGAACATGCAGTAAGTAGCAAGCTTCTTTCTCATTCACATTGCACGCACAATACTATAACCACATACAACTGTGTATATTTGTATACTGTCCCATGGCAACCATTGAAATTTCATATACTACCCAAACAAAGGAAGTGCGCTAATCATATACAAAGGTGTACACATGAGGCAAGAGTGTGTACACATTCATATCTTTAGTGATCAGGCTTATCCCCGTTATAAGAACTGTTCTCTTCCAGCCTCAGATTCTGTGTTTCCAAGGGACATGACcaatacatctcaagtatcaacTGCCTGAACAAATCCAATTCCAGATCTCAAGGTTTCTGAGTCCACTTTTACTTTGATTGGTACTATGTTAACTATACACTTCTCACTAACCTAACTGACGCTTCCACATCCTGAAATATCATTATTCATTCGATATGGGCTTAATTTAGAAGTTCATCCATATAGTGTATTCACTGAATATAAACTCCTGCTTGTGCAAGTTTTTCAATAAAAAGTACTTGTTTGCTTACTTGTAAGTTAGCTACCCAGTTTGCAAATTACTCTTAAGACACTCAAGATATGCTCGTGCAGTATATTACAGAAGAGATATTCTTTACCTGAATTGTTTGTCTGTGCTGCTTGAATATATTGATCTTTAGAGTTGCTTTCTTCAACGCAGGGTTGGAACTTTTCTCCACATCATAATCTAAATGTTCCTGAAATAGTTTACAATAGTAAGCTCAATAATAACTAGTGTTCCGGAAAAACCAGAAGTAAGAAACAGGTATGATCTTATCAAAAGATAcaatctttgttttcttttcctttggtcaagaataaaaaaaaaagttacaacgTCGTTAAGTACAACCATACAAGCATGAAGTAGATTACAATGTTATACTTACTGTACCAATTAAATAACTTTCAAGTTATCTTATATGTGTTTGAGCCATACAAGTAAAAGTTTCTTGTATGCTGATCGTCGATAGGGCAAATTTTAAAACAAACCCGCTTCTATATGTACATGTAAAGGTTGAAGAGAATGAAAGTGAATGCAAGAGTTTCCAGTGGTTTACGACTATCAATGCCATTGCTAAAGTCTGATGCTTGTGGATTACTCCCTGTTGCCCTGTTGGGGGGGTGTGGGGTGAGCCCTGTACATGTACCAAGAACGCACATGGTCTCTGGCATGGTGGTAATACATTAAATATGCAGTCCTTTGTAAGTCTTTACTTTTTAAAATATTGGCCCTCTTAAAGAAAAGTATGTGTATTTGGCCCTCCAAGAAACTTTTTTGTGATTCCATCCTTGCCCCTGTCTTTGACAATCATTAGCCTATCTTTGGATTGTTTGCATGAAAATAAAGAACAGAATCAATCTTTGGTAGAGGAAGTGGATTTTCTATAAGTAGTAGATTGTGCAAGACTGCTAGAGAATATGAGAACCATCCATGGGAGAAGAGAGACACTGTACCTTATAATCCAATGCATCCAAACCCTTGCAAACAAATTCGAACAAGGTCTTCAAGTTCTCAGGGCTCGGTGCAGTTACAAAGATATTTGAATACCTGTTAATATATAAATATCCAACAACAATCAGGTTCCACCATGAAATTTGTTACATGTCTCTGTGTTTAACATAGATAAACAATTTCAATACACTCTAAAAGCAATTACCCTGCAGCAATAGCTCCAGCAATAGCCAAACCAAGTGCAGCTGACTTCCCACGGCCACGAGCAGCGAGCAAGGCAACAGTACTTCGGAGTGCCTTATCCAATATTGCATCGAGAAATGTAGCAACAGCATTTCCCTGTTCAAAGAATTATAAGCCTTTTCAAACTCAAACTACCACATGACTGAATAATAACTAATAGCAATTAGACAAAAGATGTCTACCTGGTCGAGCGTACAACATTTCTTTATTAAAGGGCCGACGGGAAAGGCGTCACTTAGTTGTTCTTTTAGATCCTTCAATTCCCTTTCTGACTCGGATATTCCCTCAGAGTCCTTTTGATCCAGATTAGGAAGAATAACAAATCAGTTATTAAAGCTTTCGTTGAACAAAAATATCAATAACTCTTACAAGCTACCTAATAAACAAAACCACCATTGAGCATACACATAACAGACAAATTAACCCTTTTTAGCTTGCAATTTTACATATCACAAAACACGTTCGACCAAAAAGTTACCTCTTTAACTGGAACTGGAGTAATTGACCTTATGTGAGATGAAATTGGTAAAATATTCAGTTCATCATCCATAACCACACATGCTTTGCATGATGCAAGTGATAATAAGAAACGCTCATTGAAACGGCCAGTAGCCTGGGAATGTGATTCGGTTCGAAACCTGTCATGGACATCCTGAAATCAAAAAGCCTTGCATATGAGTACTAACAGAGATATTTTTCACTTGAGAATTGTGAAGAGCAGCTATGACATAAATATTGAATCTATAGCATGGCAGTGCTGCTAACATGTATGTCCACCAAGTTATACAACGGTTAAATATAATGTGGGGTATAGcttaaatgaaaataaaaaggcTAAACAGTATGTCACTATGCATAGCCATGGTGTGTCTGAGAGCAACAGAATAGATTCATACCATAACCATGGTGTATAAGTTGGTGAGTGAGGTTAGAGAACGAAGCAACAATATAATTAGTCCGCCACCCTCCACAGTCTCTATTGTTCTTGCTAGTAGATTTGGTGTCACGGCCTCAAAATCCTTAATGCATTGCAAAGAACAAACTCAGTCAAGAActaggaaaaagaaaacttaTAACACCAATCAACAAACTTCAATTagcgaaaagaaaagaaaaaacacttGGAACGTCACATAATTTGTACCTGAAGTATACACATCCCAAATGTATTACCAAGAATTCTCTCAGAATCCTTGTACAAGCAATAGGTCACTCCGCTACTTTCGATAAAAAGTGAGAAGGGATCAACCTTCTCGGGATCAAGCAGACCCCTCTGCATTAGCTTTTTCACCTGCTTAGCACGTTTTTTCTTGTGACTGCATTTGCAATTACTCAAACCAATCAACAAATTGTTACCAAGGatgaaaagttaaaaaaaaaaaaaggtaaaaagagGAAGTGAAAAAATCAAACCTGCTGAGCTCAAGCTTGTCCTTGTAGCACCACAACACAGTAGGCTTTGATTTCTTCAATTCATTGCTGAGCATATAGTGAAGATTCACAATCTGCAACCACACAAAACCCAATCAAGTCCTGACCTTTCTGAGTGAACAGAGCAAACCCAGAACGACGGTGATTGAATTGAAGAGAGTAGAAGAGTACCTGGTCACGTGACTTGTCGCCGACGATGACGAACATGGAGCGGTGCTTGTTTCTGACGCCATTGCTTATCAGGGTTCTGATGCGCTCGTCGACCTTCTTCCTCATCTTTGGTTAGAGAGAAGGAATGCAAGAGATTAAAGGTGGGTTCTTTTTGGTTATAAGGGTCTTGGCTTCGCTGCTCTGCTCTGGGTTCCTTGTGGgttttggctatggtggtgtaGGGTTTATGCGAAAATGGGCGGTTTTTGGACTTCAAGTTCCGTTGGGCTGGGGCTTTAGAGTTATATACTGCAGGGTTTAGCTAtagtggtttttttttattttttttaaaccaaaatgaaaattaCGAAGTTACAGTCTTTTTGGTCAGaaagtaaaaccctaaaccccaaagCAAAATTTAACCAAAGACCGATAACGAGAAGAAATTCACTTTAAGACGGATAGAGGTAAAAAGAAGTGATCCAGAGGGAGAATCTTGAgcttggagaagaagagaacaCAAATGGGTTCCTTGAGTGGTTTCTCTCTGCAACCCAAAACAGTGTTACCCAACACCAAAATTGTTACCCATAATCTCTGCTACAATCCACTCAAACCCCAATTCCTCAATCCTCACCATATTCAAAAGCCACCTTTTCCCCTATTCAAAATCATCTCTTCTCACTCAAACACTCCCAGCCACTCCTGTAAACTCTCAAATGTGTACTCTGCTCTCCAACCCCAGAAAAAGTTATCAACTTTTTTGGTGGAAAAAGTAGTGGGTTTGGTTATAGGGACAGTTTTCTTTGTTGGGTGTTTCAATATCAGAGCAGCTGTGGCACTACCAGCTCAAACAAGCAGTTCCAGTGAAAGTttggaggagaagagagagacccAGAAGGGGAAaagtgaggaagaagaaatgaATGAGAGGATTTTGGAGGAGGACCCAAGAAATGTTGAGGCTTTGAAGGTGGTTGTGTACGGGAAAATGAGGAGAGGGAAGACAAAGGAGGCTGTCAAGTATGTGGAGAAGTTGATTGATGTCGAACCGGATGAAGTCGAATGGAGGCTGTTGCTGGCTCTTTGTTATGAGATCATGGGGGAATTGGGTACTGCTAAGAAGTTGTTTAAGGAAATATTGGAGAAGAGGCCTCTTTTGCTCAGAGCTTTGCATGTATGTTTCTGGTGTTTTCGCTTTTGTAGATTCGTTATTGTTGGAAACTTTAATGCCTAGATGTTATTTAAATGCTTGTGTTTGGTTGTCTGATACTTATGAGATTAGATAGTAGATATATAGAGATTGATATAGTCTGTACAACTTGAAGCATTGGCATTGTTTGTGGATGAATAGACATTGAAATGGATGAGTGTAGGATTCTAAAATTTGGTTTCTCTGCATTATACTTGGTACAAAGTCTGTGCCGTTGGTTGGTAAAAATTGCAAGTAAACTGATTATATTAGACCTTGGCAGTAAACTAAGTTCTAGCTAGAAATGATGTGTATGCCTGCGTTTGTGTGGCCATTTCTTCCTTGTTGAGTGCTTAATCCTCATTTTTTCTCATCATAGTTTCAATACAAGCTGAAACTGTGTACTTTTTGAGAATTGAATATGCCATGCATGAGCAGTGTTTCTTTGGGTGGCATATTCATAAAGCTCCTAAGTTCCTCACTTTCAGTCGCAGAAGTGCTATTTGAATAGGTATATGTAGGTCAGTAATCAATTATCTAAATCAACCAAGTATTCAAAATGCTAAGTTTCAGTAGTTAAAGACCCCTAGTCAGATTACCTAGCTGGATGGGTCCAATCTTGAGTGCATTACATAGGTATTTGTTCATGATATGATGACAGTTTGTAGGCAGTACATTAGCCAATATACTGAATCCCAATTCAGTCATTTCTTAGCAGTATAATGATAAAACGTTATGCAAGATTTTACATGTATTGATACCTCATGTGTTGAAAGTAACGTGTCTTTGGTTGAGACATACTTGATACCTACATATGTCCTCTTATCAGGGTCTAGCACTGGTTATGCACAAAAAGCGTGAAGGTCCAGctgtttttgtgatgcttgacAAGGCTTTAGAAATTGCACGTCGGGAAAAAAGAGTGATTGAGGAGAGAAATATAAGAATTCTGATCGCACAGATGCACGTTGTAAAGGTAACTCATCGGTCGCAACTCGCGTTAGATTTTTATTTGAAACCATTTGTCAGAATAGAATTCCTTGTAGTTAAAAAATAATTGTTAATCTTCTTCCAATATGGTTATTGAAAATGAGAATAACTAATGTGTTTTCAGTTTTGCTGACTTTGCAATTTATGCCTTATAGGGACAATTGGAAGAAGGCTTGAATAAATTTCAGGATCTTGTCAATGATGATCCCCGAGATTTTCGACCTTATCTTTGCCAGGTTAGTCTTCTCACAATCATCACTTTCTGCTGGTAGTTTGTGTTTGGCTTTCCTTAAATTATCGGTAACATTCTGACAACTGAAGGTCTTAAGAACAGTGGTAAAAGATTTACAGATACGGGTTCGGAACAGTGTTCCTTACTTCCCAAATTTATTTCTGTAAATGTGAATAAATTGTTAAAATAAAAAGGCAAACGTCTACCCTTCATTCTAGCATTCTTTAATAGACAAGAAACGCAAAAGAAATTAACTTTTGTTTCTTGCCTTCTAAAGATTGTAGGGGTTGGCAGGAGGCCCCACTTCTGACCCTCGTTATCAAAGACAGACTGATTCAAAGTAGGTTTGGGGTTTCTGGGTATCAAAAATATAAGCTAATAGTAAAAGGCAGAAGATATATGCAGACGCAAGTCATGCTTTGTTTACCATTTGACGAATTAATCTGTTGGCATAGTCAAAGCTGAATTTTCTTGCTTACTGGTAAATGGTTCTTTCCAAACATGCCACGTATTGCCACTtgaatcttcacatacacagaTTTATACTTTCCTTTTTGTATTAATGGATGTGCTGGGTAACAATTTGAAACTGGAATGATGCGATTGTCTTCGTTCAAATTTGTAAACCAAAAGGTGTCAATATATAGTACCACTAATTATGGTCAGAAAGTAAAAACAGAGAAGCATAATGAATATTAAACGTTGGGAATATCTTACAGGGAATTATCTACAGTCtactgaagaaaaagaaggaagctGCAGAACAGTTTGAATTATATAGGGCTCTTGTGCCCGAAGAAGTTTCTCAGAAGGGATTTCTTGACGATGTTGTGTTGGCAGCCAAAACGAAACCTGGGGAACAGCTTCAGAGGGAGTTTGATGCTGAGTTTTCAAGCCAGAAGTAAGCCTAGACTTTTCTCTCAGGGTAACATTATAGATTACAAGTTAGACTGAGGTTTTGTGGTGCTTCAAAAACATATTTTTGTAGAGGAAACGCCACTGAAGACGTGTAGTAAATATGCAATTTCAAGGGCAAAGGCAAGCAGTTGGCATCTATCATGGGGATAATATACAAACTATGAGTTTCTAAAACAGGGCTGGATTCAGGTGCATTTTATTGATTTCAAGATAGGAGCTCTTGCGTACGTTATAATTCTATATTCAGCTTGGAGTTTGTTCCAAGACCTGAATTGTTGTCATCTCAGAGGCTCAACTGACCTTGTCTTTTACCGGAATAACTTCCTCTTGTGAAATAGAAGTGGGTTTAGCagcttccttctctctttataTGCCATCTTATGAAACTTATTTGTGTTATCCACTTGAAACTGGGTCTTAAGAATCATCTCACTGTGCAGAACTAAGTGGTAAGATCCAGGTCAGATTTTCTCCTGTTAAATTAAACACCTGGTCTGGATTTCCTGTTTTGTGAAAACGTATCATTAGCATGCAAGTCCTACGATAGTTCTGTAATCTATTCAATAATGATACCATTTTGGCTACGAGGCCTTGTTTAGTGAAAGAAATTATACATTATCTTTCAATCCAGTGCATGTTACAAAAGTACGTATGCACTCTAGCAGCTTTTAACTGATTATTTTGGTTGAAGTTGAAGCAGAACTTTGCAGGTGGACCTCTTAATTGCACGAGCATTTCACAAAGATTTGAGAATACATTGTTATGTGACCCCATTACACTTCCCTTCAAGTGGTGAGGGAATTGCTGACTTTGCGTGTTGGAAGGGGAAGAGTGAGATATCTCTAACTTTGGGTGTGGGCTAGTGCATTAGTGACACCAAGGGATTCTGCATGTGCTATTCTTCGATAATGGAATCCAAACTTTCTGCATATGCTATGCTTCGAATAATCTGCTTGAAACAACCAAGTATATAGATAGATGGAaaccttatttatttttgaaagagATGAATCCGAGCTTAGAAATGCAAACCAATGCTTCAATATTAAACACCAATATTTGATTATATTCAAAAAGATGGGTACAATCCCAAATGGCGAAGCACCTGGTTACAGATTCCCCATGTTGGTCTGAAGCTAAGCTCGGCCATGAGAGGATAAGCTCAAGTTGGGAGGCATATCCATCATATATGCCAGGATGACCTGAATGAGTATTGAACTATCCAAATCTTTTTAGGACTACTAAGACAATAACCAGATTCCTAATCGATTGTAAAAAGAAATGCGCAGTAGCATCCAAGTCCTTTTATGACTGGGAATATTTGAAGTAGGAATAGGGTAGTTGCTATATAAGGACCCTTTCCTAGCTATAGCCTTCAATTCATATTCACACTAGACCGACCCGTACAAAACGAATCCTTCCTCAGTTTTCTTCTAACGGTGGAGCAGTTTGATTGAAtacgaggaaaaaaaaaactaatcatGGCTCATATCATAGATTCATAGAGGACACAGTGCATCTTTCATTTATGCTCTTTTTTTGTCATCTCAGGCCTTGTGGTGAATCTCATTCAAGCCATTTTCTTCGTCCTGATTCGGCCTTTATCTAAGAATATATACAGAAGGATAAACGGAGTAGTGGCAGAATTGTTATGGCTGGAGGTGTTGTGGCTCGTGGAGTGGGGGGCAGGCCTTGAGATTCAAGTACACACAGACAATGACCGGCGTGATGGGTAAAGAAAATGCCATTGTCATATCTAATTACGGAACTGATATCAATTTCATTCCGGTCCTAGCTCAGCGCTCTGGTTGCCTCTGCAGCTTATTATTTAGTGTTGACGATAAATTCAGCAAGTTCCTTCCTGTCATTGGGCGATATGTGGTTCTCTGAAAATATCTTTATGGGGAGTAACTATTGGGGTCCGAACCAAGGCAAAGCCTCTGCATCAAGTCTCCGTGGACTCAAGAACTTCCCTCGGCCTATATGGATGACTCTACGTACGTTCAGAAGAAACAGGGGGAGGTGAAATGAGACGTGAGGCCTTTGTCTCTGCAGTGAAACACATGAGGTCTTTTGTTCCAGCCATGTATGATGTTACAATCGCCTTCCCTGAAGCTCGATCAGATTCACCTCAAACACTGTTACAACTCTTCTACGAGAGGCTGAGCCGCTGAGGCGACGAAAGTCATATGTGGTGCATGTGCATGTTAAGCGGCATGAGATTAGGGGTTTGCCTCGTAAACATGGTGCCCTTGAGAAATGGTGTGAGGGTGTGCTGGAGGCCAAGTAAGCCTTATTGGACCAACACAGAGCAGACCAAACTTTTGGTGACCAAGTACAAGTACTAGAAACATGCTCTGGTAAACGCCGGCCACTCAAGCCTCTTTTGGTTGTTACCTCTTGGCATGGGCACTTGTATTTGTATTCTCGGCAATCAAGTTCCCCCTCTTGTCTTTACTAGTGCTACTCATTGCACCCTCAAGCCTGACTTCCGTTCTCAATCGGGGCCGCTTGTCTTCCCTACTGCTGAATCTTACAGCCTTCCTTCTTAGACGTGCTTCTCAAGTTGCATCACTTCTCCTCATTAGtgctttttatttcatttacttTCTTCGTTCTTAGACGTGCCTTTTGTTTTGAGTTCCGAATAAGCTGTTGCTCATATTTGAAATCTCTGTCTATTAATTTTGGTATTCTTAATGTATGCCTAGGAGCTAGGACAAAATGCTTTCTTTATTCTCCTCGCTGCTCTGCATGCTGAAttgtgtttaaaaaaaaaatgtgtgttcgttattttattgtttttgtatgTATTTCCTTCTCGTGCTTTTATATTACAATTTACAACTCAGCAAACAACGCTTTTAAAAACCTTCTCATTTCTGCTTTTGCGGGGGCCTTTAATACAACGCAACTGCCACAGTCGTCCTCTTTCAACTTCTCCTCTacccctcttcttcttcgtcgGAGTCTATCTGGACAGAGATGACGCTGGTTTTGTTCTTCAGAGGTTCGGGAGGCTCCGAAGCTCCACACTCCAAGttcgggtctgggcttcgccggttttgtttGTCAGAGGTCCACAATGCCTAGGAGTGGGCAGAAAACCGAAGACACCTTAAAAACCGACCGAACCGGACCGGTTTTTCCAGTTCGGTAACCGAACCGAAGAAAAGAGTAGCAGAAATGAGGAAAACCGGACCGAAACCGAGTAAATCCGGTT is a window from the Rosa chinensis cultivar Old Blush chromosome 2, RchiOBHm-V2, whole genome shotgun sequence genome containing:
- the LOC112187311 gene encoding protein SLOW GREEN 1, chloroplastic, with the translated sequence MGSLSGFSLQPKTVLPNTKIVTHNLCYNPLKPQFLNPHHIQKPPFPLFKIISSHSNTPSHSCKLSNVYSALQPQKKLSTFLVEKVVGLVIGTVFFVGCFNIRAAVALPAQTSSSSESLEEKRETQKGKSEEEEMNERILEEDPRNVEALKVVVYGKMRRGKTKEAVKYVEKLIDVEPDEVEWRLLLALCYEIMGELGTAKKLFKEILEKRPLLLRALHGLALVMHKKREGPAVFVMLDKALEIARREKRVIEERNIRILIAQMHVVKGQLEEGLNKFQDLVNDDPRDFRPYLCQGIIYSLLKKKKEAAEQFELYRALVPEEVSQKGFLDDVVLAAKTKPGEQLQREFDAEFSSQKGNATEDV